A window of the Rhodoferax sp. GW822-FHT02A01 genome harbors these coding sequences:
- the eutC gene encoding ethanolamine ammonia-lyase subunit EutC, producing the protein MNSITPPDPWTELRTHTNARIALGRSGASLPTTELLRFGVAHAQARDAVHLPFDACAIQQNLLANGFETIEVESAAVDRATYLRRPDFGRRLSMRSRELLTSIETSASDVLFVVGDGLSSKAVHRNAQALLLELRPRMEVAGLRIGPVVLAHQARVALGDEIGELLRTRLVVMLLGERPGLSSSDSLGAYLTWTPHVGRSDAERNCVSNIRSDGLAVTEAAAKIAWLITAANQLEATGVRLKDESETASIPAPVGQAHILPS; encoded by the coding sequence ATGAACAGCATTACCCCACCCGATCCATGGACTGAATTGCGCACGCATACCAATGCACGCATTGCGCTTGGTCGCAGCGGAGCAAGTCTTCCGACGACGGAGTTACTAAGGTTTGGCGTCGCGCATGCCCAAGCGCGCGACGCGGTACACCTACCGTTTGATGCCTGCGCCATTCAACAGAATCTGCTGGCAAACGGATTCGAGACGATCGAGGTTGAGAGCGCAGCAGTTGACCGCGCAACCTACCTGCGTCGACCCGACTTCGGGCGGAGGCTGTCGATGCGAAGTCGGGAACTGCTGACCTCGATCGAAACGTCCGCTTCCGATGTATTGTTTGTGGTTGGGGACGGCCTGTCATCAAAGGCTGTGCATCGCAATGCCCAGGCATTGTTGCTTGAACTGCGACCACGCATGGAAGTTGCCGGACTACGGATCGGACCGGTCGTACTGGCGCATCAGGCGCGCGTTGCGCTTGGCGACGAGATTGGCGAGCTGCTGCGCACCCGCCTTGTTGTAATGCTATTGGGTGAGCGTCCGGGACTCTCTTCGTCCGACAGTCTTGGCGCCTACCTGACCTGGACGCCACACGTCGGGCGCAGTGATGCTGAACGCAACTGCGTGTCGAACATCCGATCCGATGGGCTGGCTGTCACGGAAGCGGCAGCAAAAATTGCTTGGCTTATCACGGCAGCAAATCAACTTGAAGCGACGGGGGTGCGCCTTAAAGACGAGAGCGAAACAGCGTCAATCCCGGCACCAGTAGGACAAGCGCACATACTGCCGTCGTAA